AGACTCCAGTTACAGCGTGAGGTTTTCTGCCAAGAGCGGCATTAGAATGCACATGGGTCCCGGATTATTCTTGCATTCGAGCGGCTGCGTTTACATCTTTGTTTCCCTCCTGTACGCTCCTTTTGAAAAcagctttattttgtgtttctggaGGAGTTATTCTTTAACTAAACTGCCCATAATTCACACATGTAGGAGTTTGTCAGGGATGAATGTGATCACACTGGGTGGTATATGTGAAAGTCTATGAAGTACAATGCTGCTAGTTTCAGTTAATATGCACATAGATTCATTTAATTGGATCATGACAATCCCTtactgtgtattttttattaccCCCAAACACTCAACAAGTAAGAACAGTACCCACATGGGACTGTGATGCAGATTTAGAGTAAAACAGACCTGCTGTGCCCGTTAATGGAGCTCAGTCTGATTAAAgtattgtaacattttaaccTCTGTGGGGCAccttgtgtttttaaactgcATCTGAAGAGCTTTGGGCTGTTGGTAGGCAGAgatttttttgcacattttgcatttgtaaaaacaattttttCTCCGTTAAGAAGCAACCACAGTGCACCTTagctaatgaatattatatggCATGAATgaattgttgcttttgttgttttaatagcTTCTTACAGGCTACCGGAGCACTCATAAAAATAGACTTACAAGTTATATTTTCCATTCCTCGAATATGGTTGAAATATGTGTAAATCTATGtctcaaattaaatgaattagtTGATTAATCCATCAGTTAATCAACACAAATATTAGCCAactaattagatttttattcaaatgtgcTAAAACTTCTCAGATGTCAGCGTTTACTGGTTTTCTGAGTCCTCTGTAAAAATTAATTGCATATCTTTGGGTTAACGAGCGTTTTGAAGACTGCGGAGACCCAAATATCTGATTTAAGATATCAGATTTGTGAACGTGGAGCTAAGGAGCCCAAACCATGAGATATAGACCCGGACCACAAACATAGGTGGACAGAGATATCAACATGTTTTTGCCCTTATAGTGAAGAAACgttaaaaaaacactcacatgtCTGTATGTTGATGGCTTGCCTGAATGTTTGAAATTGTATCCATGCGTGATGTGGAAAACTTTGCTTTCCTCTGTGTGCATATTACTTAAAGTTTGTTCTCtcgtgtgtgtgaggagagttTGCGCATATATGTGCGGATTTGTAGCCGGTCTGCTGGTAACAGATCTTTATCGCTGCCTCGCCTCCTCGCTGTAGATTAGTAACACATGATGGCACCTCATTCAGATAACCTTCTACACTCACACAGCACTGCcacagaggtggtggagacAAGGAGGAGGTTTTGAGAGTCGGCTcataatgatgtgtgtgtgtgtgtgggattgagAGAAGATACTGATAACACAGTGCCCTCTAGTGAATCATGACTGCTTTTGTCTCCAGATAGCTGCTGAACATATCCAGATTTAAAAGGAGGTAGAAAGAAAGATTAATCGTTTTTTTCTAATTAATGTCCGTTAGCAAATTTCCTCAAGAGCCACAAAAACCTTGATTGTGTACCTCTATGCAGTAAATACCAAGAAGATTAGATACAGGACTTCTGcacatattaaaatgattattttctttgtatattaaaattgtttttttttcttcatcaggaCTTTGAGAAACCCAGTGCACCCCAGAAACCCCTACCTGCAGACCCACTAGGAAGGAGCTCTCGGCTGGGTCACACAGCAGCGGGGGTCCACATCCCCGGAACTGGACCCCTCCACGTACCTATCCCCACCGTGCCCAGGCCTCCACCCACCATCCCTTTACCCAGCAGGTCAGTGAAATGTGAACCACATGTCTTTTTATGGCCCTTTACAGACACTGAATACGTAACATTGTTGGCTCCGTTCACACATGATAGGACCCTGACGGAAAGAGACACAATGCTCGCAGTGTTTTGTGTCACAGATGGATTTCAAGTTATTTTTCCATTGAAGACTTCATTAATGACCATTGCGAGCCTGAGGGAGACTTCTCTTCTCAGTGGTGTAACTTCTGATgcattttctcatgtttttagTCTCACTTTGGGAGTGCTGATCTGATTCTTATTGTGGTTGGACAAGCGGTTTCTTTAACCTCATTTGCCACCAAGGGGAAAAAATCACTTTTGTACTGAACTAAGAAAAACCTCCTCAGcaatttcttattttctggGTTATTAAACCACTTTTATGTTCTTTGTACATAAAAGGTGATAGTGAAATGAGAGATGTAAATGTCTCACATGCATCTAATATCTCCATATTTATCCTAGTGCTCCTGCAGCCTTTACATGACTCCATACAGCGCATACTTGTGCAGTTATGAAATTATGTTACGTTCACAATTACAGCATGACTAACAGGCTTTGGTTTACGTTTCAGGCCTGTGCCGGTGTTGCCCTACAGACCACCAAAGACTCCTAAGAACTGCTGAGCTCTCGACGTCATGGACGAGTAGATCTGCCACCAACAGATGGAGACTTCTTTAATTTGCACTAATTACTGAGACTCTGTAAGAACTTTTGGACACTTGCGACTGTCACAGAGTTTCAAGTGAAAGGGGGCTAACGTCACACCTCGGTGCTACACCTCTGAAAGGTGCTTTGTTGTCCTCGCTCAGGTACCAATGAactatttatctatttaaatatttaacttcgATATTACCAGTTTGTGCACAGAGTACTCTGATCAAGAGTGATGTTTCCCCCTGCGGAAACGTTTTGAAAAGAAGGAATCATGGTGTAATTTAGAATATTTCTGTTGCATTCTTTGgtgatttttatacttttttctCAAACGAAATGCTGAAATATATGATGTTTTTTATAAGTGAAGTTGCTTGAATAATTTGATTTTGGACAAAAATGAAGATAAAGGGAAATGGAGCACAGCTCAGCAAGTTGTCAGTGTAGCTTGTGGGCCATAGAGCAGcgttatttatttagttttcataTCGTTATGATGTATTGAATACCAAATACATCTTTTCTATTCATGTTGCCATGGTGCTACAAAGTAGATATGAATGAAATGGTTTTAATTAGATACATAGACTCATAGTAAAGCCTCGGAATACACTACTTTTTATGGGATTTATTCTGATCTGCTCGTTTTACAGTCTCAGAGTCGGATTCTTTTATTCCCATATAAGCTCACTATAAAGTTCAAACAGGAAAAAGtacttttcacacatttcagacCGGCTCTTACACACTGCTCGGGGCATGCGTTGTGAGGCCAAACACTCCCGATACTGGCAGACAGTGCAGTGTCAACAGATACGACGTGTTGATTGTGTTCCAGAGAATTACACCAACACCAAAATACTTCAACATTAACTCtggtgtttgtatgtttaaCATTCACGCTCACTTTGTCTTTGAGTGTGAGAGCCAAGAAGGATGACTTCAGCGCTCTGAGCTTTCCAATCTTCTCCTCAAGTGTGTCCAACAAGATGTTTTACCATATCTGTCtcgactttttcttttttctttttccttcataACATTCCTTTTGGATTTTGTATGGCTGTGTTATTCTTGAACTCTGAGATTATCTACGCATTCACAGCATCGTTCATTAGATCCAGATCTTGGCGTTGCACATTTTCTTGATGTTATTTGTTGTTGACTTGCTGTTTCACAAGTTTCTTGTGTCAATGTTCACTTTGGGAAATGCATTTTAGATCCGCAGTGAATCCAGATGCAGTTTGTCATTTCACGATTGCAGTGAAGCCCTGCATACTTGTGTTACATTCATATACAGACATGTGCAAACAAtacttttttcttgttttggaAGTGTTCAGATGTGTTCGACAGTCAGGGTATCTGCTCTCCGCtggaaaatgtttgtcagtgctgtgttgaTTAGTCGTTAAATGTTAATGCCATTTGTAAATCCTAAATGtagtgtgtttatttgcataaCTGTACCATTTTTTAAAGCCATTGTAGTGTAAGTGTAGATATTGTATGTCAgttatcatttttttcttccttttttttttcaaacacataaatataagaACTGCTTTGAGGCCGTGCACCATTTACAGAGTGgtgaaaacatgattttagaCATTTCATCATGTAGGCAAGAGACAAATGTTTGAGGATAACATTTAAACTGAGAGATTTTATTGATGAAATCAGAGCCAAATAAAAGTTCCGTATGACTGTTTACAACAAgtggttttcattttattctcactttaatgtttaaagtcAGACAAAAATAATTCTGACTATAAGTggcttttaaagaaataaataaggGTTCATAAGGATACAAATGTTCACCATttcataaacataataattaacTGTTGTGACGTCTGAGTGTGCCTAAAGCTTagtatttaaaacaaacaaaaagccactaatttcttattttgaaaacaacttgaatcattttatcatcatccTACTTTATGAGAACCACTAGCAACATATGATGCTTAAAACTGTGATGGATGCGCAATAAAACCATGATGCTTTGCTCATTCCTTCATAATAAGTCAAGGAAATCAATTAGTCCTTTTCAAAATAACACACTgtatgaaagtgttttttttacatgaggGTCTGTTCTGCTGTCCAAACCCTGTTGCAGCACCCTGTTAAGTTTGTTCAACGCTGCCACCTGCCAGACAACACTGGTCATTACAAAAAATCCAAGCGTTCctctccctccgtccctccAATCTTGTCTTGTTATCTGGCGTTAATGTGCAGCCTGAAACCCTCAGGAGGCTCAAACCACAGCGTGAAGTTGCCCTTGAGCCTTGATGAAGGATCAGCTCAACACTTGATACTGGGGAAGAATATGAAAAGGGGATCCGTGACCTCTAAAGTGTCCTGAGTATTAACTAAAAGACATGATGGAACCAAAAGAAAATGATATAACCTGCATTAgtctaatataaaaaaaattaaaaacgagttataaatgtaataaattaaaaacagtcacagtatgttttaaaagaaactaaaattaaacagaaaacggaatataatatgcataactttgtattcattggtgtataattaTCTAAAAATGTGCCTTTTATACCCACAGAGGCTGGGCGTCCTCTTCATatgcagtataaatatggacttTGTATTGGTGACGATAATTCTTGggcacttcagggccaccgtactaCGGCAATAATCTCAAAATTgcaaaaactgtaaacatgggCTGatctgaggtgggctgaataaAGTCTGGGTGTTTAAACAAGtcgcctgtcaatcaaagaggccatgctgttaattatacataactttaagctttgatataatttgaacataTTAGTTAACACATTAGTTACCATAGTTTGTCATGAACAAGTAAATTAATAAGGTATAGAGATCAAAACtttgtttgtaccaggctgtaaacatgtttatttctgctgtgaagttggacattttaacacgggggcttatggagactgaattgttctggagccagcctcaagtggccatttaaggaactgcagggttgtttttttcccacttaCTTACCGGGAAGACATGAGCAGTTAACACCTTTTCCAAAGAGATATAGTGTAATCACTGAACTTTAGAGGTGCACGGAAAACTTAACTGTTGAGCATCTCATCTAACAACTAGCTAACCAGTTATTCTAATTGTCTGTGAGGAAGAAGCTGACTATTCATTTATCATTTGCCAATTTATTCCTAAGTATGGAAAGAAATGACTCTTAAGTACAAGTGCTCAGTGAAATGAGAAGATCAATTGAAATGTGAAGTATCCTATAGGTTCTCCTGCTCATTTTATACAGTAAGCTAAAATAGTAATAGTCATTTTAATATGCCCcattgaaatattgttttaaaactgtaaacaaagaaCATTGTGTATGCTGAAAGCTGAACACAGTTATGGGTGCCAAcctctttgttttgcaggtcTTCATTTTCTGGCACCACACTTGATTCTTGGATGTAGAAATAAATTTGTGGTTTGTCATCCGCTGAGATAATCCATTTCTAAATTGCTGAATTAAACCACAGTTGATAAATAAATGCGTTTTACATTACAGCTTGTGGCCTTTGCGTGTGAGCCAGTTCTCATTGTAAACACGAGATCCCTCTGAGTGTTTGCCCATCTATCTCTGGTCTCAccccagtctgtgtgtgtgtgtgtgtgtgtgcgtgcgtgtgtgcgtgtgtgtgtgtgtgtgtgtcatctgttGATGACCGCACTTCTATGGGATTAGTGGCCACATGACAACACTGGGCTGGACGCCTAGTGAGCCTTTCATTTGGCTTCACTTTGCAGAGGCGGTCTGTGTGCTAGCCAACAGTTTACAGAGAGCTGGAGATTTCCAAACTTAATTTCTGTGGATCCTTAAATGAAGTCTAAACCGGACAGACTGGGAGCTCACTTGTGATGGCGCAGGACATTACCAGTTTAACTGGAGAGGACTATTTTGAGGGGAAATCATCCTGCTGTTCAGACACTGAAGCTTTGAGTCAAGGGGACAAAGAATATGATGACATTTTGGAGCTTAATCAGTTTGATGGACTGCCATATTCCTCCAGGTTTTACAAATTGCTGAGGGAAAGGAAAGAGCTGCCAGTGTGGAAAGCAAAGTGTGATTTCATGGACACTTTGGCCAAAGGACAGTTTGTCTATGTCAGTGGCTCTGCTAGAACTGGGAGGAGTTCTCAAGTGAGTATACTGCAGGGCATTTCACACTTTATATTGTACTGCTATAGCAAGTATTGCACATTTCGTTCACGCAACAGCAGATTCAACAGCAAGACAATCGAGTCCTCTTACTATCAGCCTATAGTGGGGAAGCATCTGTGATGTAAACAACTTATCTCGCTCTTGTTTCGATACAGATTCCCCAGTGGTGTGCCGAATTCTGTCTGTCGGTCCAGTTCCAGCATGGCATGGTGGTTTGTACCCAGATTCACACACAGCAGGCGGTAGATCTCGCCTTAAGAGTGGCTGACGAGATGGACGTCAACATTGGCCACGAAGTCGGGTACAGCATCCCTCTGGAAACATGTTGCACTAATGACACAGTCCTCCGGTATGTTACAACAATGCTGCAATCTACTTTTAAATGCAGATATATCCAATGTTTCTCTATctgattctctctctcccccttgcCGGGTTATTTAAAGCATGgtcctgacacacacagctAAATCACACAGCCTTTTCTTATTCTCAAGAGAAAAAGTGAACAAAAGGCTTGAGGGGCCTCTTTTCAGGGGCTCCTCCACAGCTGCCCGGCTCCCTGTCTGCCCATATGTCACACTCCCTCATGTGGGTCCCTTATAAGTCAGCTGGGGAACAAAGGAACTCAGCGTGTTGAGGGGAGGGAGATAAGATAAACAGGCAGGCAGCGAGTATGAAAGGATCCACTCCCTAGACTAATTATGAGAGTAAATTACACTAATAGGGGCAAAGCTGATGTGTAGACAAAGTGCTGTTCATTAAGATGCCATTCTGAGGTATGCTGAGTGGATTTCCTTGAATATACTGTTCCACTCGTTCAGCCTAGAGGCTTATAGAAAGAAATCTGAGGATTTATTTCAGGCTATTAGAATTTGAACACACTGTGCATCAAGGACCTCCTAATGTCAAGCATCGTTTTACCAAACACCGCAGGTACTGCACGGACGACATGCTCCTGAGAGAGATGATGTCAGACCCTTTGCTTGAGCGCTACGGCGTGGTAGTTGTGGACCAGGCCCACCAGAGGACCGTAGCCACTGACGTACTCCAGGGTCTGCTGAAGGACATCGCCCTGCAAAGGCCAGAGCTCCGTGTGGTCCTCCTTACAGCTGTTGAACCTGAACCCAAACAGCTGGCTCACTTTACAGGGTCAGCTGTGCCTCTGATTTGCCTGGAGAACCCGGGTGATGGGGAAGTGGTGTACAGCAGCACAGGTGACAGCTacttctgctctgctctccgtcTGGCGCTGGAGATCCACCACTCTCAAGAGGAAGGGGATGTGGTTGTGTTTCTGGTCACGACACAGGTAGGAAAGCAGCAGCGCCTGGCTGATGGCcatctgaaaatgtgtttttgtttgactttctttcattgttttactCTCTACCAGGAGATAGATCTGGCTTATGACATCCTGTGTCACGAGGGGCACAGCTTACCTCCACATCTAGGTGACCTCCTGCCTGTTGCTGTGCACCCTGGTCAGCCAGGGAATCTACCAGGcctgggagaggaggagacaggccGGACCCGGAGAGTATTCCTCACATCCAGCCCAAACGAGGACTTCTTCTGGGCTGTTAGCTCTATAAGCTTTGTCATTGATGCTGGGCTTGAGAAAAGATATGTAagttagtttgttttaatttaaattaaagtaaataagAGTTAAAGTAATTCAACTTTTGCACTCAACTTTCTGAAAATTGAATCATCATACATTCGAAACTGTATATAATCGATGTCAACACACTGTGATGCTATTACAGGTTTACAATCCCAGAATCAGAACAAACTCAGTCATCACACAGCCAATCAGCAAAGGTCAAGCCAAGAGCCGCAAACAACTGTCAGGTCCAACAGGTGAGGAGTTAAACTGGTTTGATGTAAATCTCTGGCTctcctgttgctgctgtcatgtctaaaaaaaaagatttttctcttGTAGGcaagtgtttttgtctgtacCCAGAGGACAGGCAGCTTCCTGTTGAGAAACGCCCACATATCGTGGAGTCTGACATCACTTCCACAGTGCTCTTCCTAAAGAGGATGGAGATCGCTGGACTGCACCACTGCGACTTCATCGACAGGCCAGGTGAGCTTTACATGAAgtgacagaacaaacacagagaatcCCTAAATTTCACATCCTCTGCGATAATTGGATGAATTTTGGGGTTCAGTCAGTCCGTTCCCTTTTGTTCCAACAGACgggaactttttttcttctttttttttattggtggGCAGTGAGCCGTGCCTCAGCCAAACTGACAGCTCCTGTTCTGTGAGCATCCTTTTAGAGCTGACCTGCTTCCACGTGCTTTTGTTCCCCTGGATTTATTCACCCccgctaacacacacacacacacacacacacacacacactcagcctcaCATTAGTTGATtagaacacaaacatgttggtGTGTGGGAGTGTCAGTGCCTCTTTGTTTCACTGCGATgttcacagaaaaacatatttgttgcAAAAGCAGAGTAGAAAATCTCATTTGTACcatgaaatacttt
This genomic stretch from Larimichthys crocea isolate SSNF chromosome III, L_crocea_2.0, whole genome shotgun sequence harbors:
- the dhx32b gene encoding putative pre-mRNA-splicing factor ATP-dependent RNA helicase DHX32, producing the protein MAQDITSLTGEDYFEGKSSCCSDTEALSQGDKEYDDILELNQFDGLPYSSRFYKLLRERKELPVWKAKCDFMDTLAKGQFVYVSGSARTGRSSQIPQWCAEFCLSVQFQHGMVVCTQIHTQQAVDLALRVADEMDVNIGHEVGYSIPLETCCTNDTVLRYCTDDMLLREMMSDPLLERYGVVVVDQAHQRTVATDVLQGLLKDIALQRPELRVVLLTAVEPEPKQLAHFTGSAVPLICLENPGDGEVVYSSTGDSYFCSALRLALEIHHSQEEGDVVVFLVTTQEIDLAYDILCHEGHSLPPHLGDLLPVAVHPGQPGNLPGLGEEETGRTRRVFLTSSPNEDFFWAVSSISFVIDAGLEKRYVYNPRIRTNSVITQPISKGQAKSRKQLSGPTGKCFCLYPEDRQLPVEKRPHIVESDITSTVLFLKRMEIAGLHHCDFIDRPDPGSLMQALEELDYLAALDNDGNLSEMGIIMSEFPLEPQMAKTLLASCEFDCVSEMVIIAAMLTVPTCFMAPSVDLRPEATQCHMKFQHPEGDHFTLINIYKAFKQCQQDPYCNVEKWCQDFYLNHAALLMADTLRIELIDTLKRIELPVSVPAFGSRSNTLNIKRALLAGFFMQVARDVDGSGNYFILTHKHVAQIHPLSGYGAKSPKLGLPEWVLFHEHSFSEDNCLRTVTHITPEQFIQMAPQYFFYNLPPSESKDILQNILNHGASQYKEEKPATSQEPREDQTYDRCVIQ